A window of Methylobacterium bullatum genomic DNA:
GGCTGGCGCCTCTCGCTCGGGGCCAAGGTCCAAGGCGAGACCGGCACCGTCGAGAACAAGCTGGTGTTCAAGGCCACCAAGTGAGCCGGACGGCATGGCTGGCCGGGACCCTCGCCGCGCTCGCGGCGGGGGGGCTGGGCTATGGCGCGGGGCATGAGGGCAGCCCCGTGCCGGCGCTCGTCCAGCAGGCGCGGACCGGGTTCGCCCATTGGCTGCCGGGTGCACGGCCGGCCTCCCCGATGCCCGCGCAGGCTCCGATCAAGGCGACGGGTTCGGTGGTCTACTACCGAGACCCGGACGGGAAGCCGGACTACGCCTCCGAACCCAAACAGACGGCGGACGGTCGCGACTACCGCGCCGTCCACGCCAGCGAGGACGTGCGCTTCGACGAACCCGAAGAGGCGGAAGCCATGCCTGACGCCGGCCACGGCGACATGGCCATGGCTCAGGCCAAGACGCCCGCGAGCGCCCGCAAGGTGCGCTTCTACCGCAACCCGATGGGCCTTCCGGACACTTCGCCGATTCCGAAAAAGGACTCGATGGGGATGGACTACCTCCCCGTCTACGAGGGCGAGGACACCGACGACGGCACCGTGACCCTCTCGCCCGGCAAGGTCCAGCGAACCGGCGTCCGGACGGAGGTCGCTGCACGGCGCGTCCTATCCATGCCGGTGCGGGCTCCTGGAACCATCGAGGAGGACGAGCGCCGGATCTCGGTCATCGCGATGCGCACCGACGCCTTCATTGAGAAGGTCGAGGCCGTCACCACCGGCGACCACGTCCACAAGGGCCAGCCGCTCATGCGCCTGTTCTCGCCCGAGATGAACGCGGCCGCCGCGCAGTACCTCACCGGCATCGGCTACGAGGGCGCCCGGCGCCGACTGGAGAACCTCGGCATCCCGCCCGAGGCCATCGACGAGATCGAGCGATCCCGAAAAGTGCCGGCGACCATCACGTGGTCGGCGCCACGCGACGGCGTCGTGGTCGAGCGCAACGTCTCCGACGGCATGCGCGCCAAGTCCGGCGACACCCTGTTCAAGCTCGTCGACCATACCCGGGTATGGGTGCTCGTCGACGTGACCGAACGCGACCTGGCGTCCGTGGCGGAGGGCCAAACGGCGACCGTGCGTGCCCGGACGTTTCCCGACCGGACCTTCACTGGCACGGTGACGCGGATCTATCCGCACCTCGCCATGGGGACCCGGACGGCCCGCCTGCGCATCGAGTTGCCGAACCTCAACGGCGACCTGCGGCCCGGGATGTACGGCGACGTCGAGATCGCGACCGGGAACGCCAAGCCCGTGGTCGCCGTCCCCGACGACGCCGTCATCGACACCGGAACCAGGCAGGTCGTCCTGCTCGACAAGGGCGAGGGCCGCTTCGAGCCGCGCCCGGTCAAGCTCGGTGCCCGCGGCGACGGCTACGTCGAAGTCCGGGAGGGCATCGCGGCAGGCGACCGGGTGGTGACCGCCGCCAACTTCCTCATCGACGCCGAGAGCAACCTCAAGGCGGCGCTGCAGGGTCTCTCCGAGCCGAAGGTAGAACCAGGTCCGCAGGCGGCGGCCGATGGGAGGGCGCCATGATCGCCCGGCTCATCGGCTGGTCGGCCCGGAATCTGGTTCTGGTGTTGATCGGGACGGTGTTCGCGGTGGGGGCCGGGCTCTACGCCCTGAGGACCCTGCCGCTCGACGCGATCCCGGACCTCTCGGACGTCCAGACCATCGTCTACACCGAGTACCCCGGGCAGGCGCCACAGGTCATCGAGGACCAGGTCACCTACCCGCTGACTACCGCCATGCTGACGGTGCCCCGGTCGAAGGTCGTGCGCGGCTTCTCGTTCTTCGGGGTCTCGTTCGTCTACGTCATCTTCGAGGACGGCACCGACCCATACTGGGCCCGGAGCCGGGTGCTCGAATACCTAAACACCGTGGCCAAGCGCCTGCCGGCGGGGGTGACCCCGACGCTGGGACCGGACGCGACCGGGGTCGGCTGGGTCTACCAGTACGTCGTGGTCGCCAAAGAGCGCACGCTGGCCGAGCTCCGCTCGCTCCAGGACTGGGTCGTGCGCTTCGGGGCCTCTCGTGCCGAAGGCGTGGCCGAGGTCGCAGGCGTCGGCGGCTTCGTCAAACAGTACAACGTGGTCGTCGACCCGAGCCGGTTGCGGGCGCAGGGCATCACCCTGGCGAAGCTCCGGGACGCGATCCGGGCGAGCAACGCCGACGTAGGCGGCCGCACCGTCGAGCTCTCCGAGTTCGAGTTCGTCGTCCGTGGCCGCGGGTACCTCAAGAGCATCGCCGACATCGAGAGCATCGTCCTGAAGACAGAGGCGGGCACGCCCCTGCGGGTGAAGGACGTCGCCCGGGTCGAGCTCGGTCCCGACGAGCGCCGCGGCATCACCGAGATGAACGGGGAGGGCGAGGTCGCCGGCGGCATCATCCTCCAGCGCTTCGGGGCCAACGCCCTCGACGTTATCGCGAGTGCCAAGGCGCGCCTCGCCGAGGTCGCCGCGAGCCTGCCCAAGGGCACCGAGATCCTGCCTGTCTACGACCGGTCGCACCTCATCGAGGCGGCCATCGAGACGCTCAAGGGGACCCTGATCGAGGAGAGCGCCATCGTCGCCCTCGTCTGCGTCGTGTTCCTGCTCCACGTCCGCAGTGCGCTGGTCGCGATCCTGATGCTGCCGGTCGGCATCCTAATGGCGTTCGCGGGCATGAAGGCGCTGGGCTTGGGCGCCAACATCATGAGCCTGGGCGGCATCGCCATCGCGGTCGGCGCCATGATCGACGCCGCCATCGTCATGATCGAGAACGCCCACAAGCACCTGGAGCGGGCGGACCCTGGCAAGCCCCGGGTCCAGGTCCTGATAGAGGCCGCCTCCGAGGTCGGTCCCTCGCTGTTCTTCTCGCTCCTCATCATCACGGTCAGCTTCCTGCCCATCTTCACCCTGGAAAGCCAGGAAGGGCGTCTGTTCGGGCCGCTGGCCTTCACCAAGACGTTCGCGATGGCGGCGGCGGCGGTGCTGTCGGTGACGCTGGTTCCGGCGCTGATGGTGCTGTTCGTGCGCGGCCGCATCGTGCCCGAGCACCGCAACCCGGTGAACCGGCTCCTGATCTGGTTCTACCGTCCCATCATCGCAGGGGTCCTGCGGGCGCGGGTGCTGACCATCCTGATCGCGCTGGGCGTTCTCGGCGCCTCGGTCTGGCCGGCCCTGCAACTCGGGTCCGAGTTCATGCCCGATCTCGACGAGGGCACCCTGATGTACATGCCGACCACCCTGCCGGGCATCTCGGTGACCAAGGCCGGCGAGCTTTTAGGGAGACAGGACACCATCCTGAAGAGCTTCCCGGAAGTCCTGTCCGTCTACGGCAAGGCCGGACGGGCCGCGACCGCGACGGACCCGGCGCCCTCCGAGATGTTCGAGACCATCGTCAACCTGAAGCCGAAGGCGGAGTGGCGCCCGGGCGTGACGCTGGCGAGCCTCAAAGCCGAGATGGATGCCGCGCTCCAGTTCCCCGGTGTCTCCAATGCCTGGACCCAGCCGATCCGCGCCCGCATCGACATGCTCGCCACCGGCATCCGGACCCCCGTCGGCATCAAGGTGCTCGGAACCGACCTCGCCGAGATGGAGAAGGTCGCCCGCCGGGTCGAGGCGGTGGTGAAGGCGGTGCCGGGCACGTCGAGCGCCTATGCCGAGCGCGTCCAGGGCGGGTACTTCCTCGACATCACGCCCGACCGGGAGGTTCTGGGCCGCTACGGCCTATCGGTCGGGGACGTGCAGGACGTGATCGCCATGGCGCTCGGCGGCGAGAGCGTCACCAACACGGTCGAGGGCCGCGAGCGCTACACCGTCAACGTGCGCTACCCGCGCGCCTTCCGGTCGAGCCCACAATCCATCGCGACCGAGGTGCAGGTGCCCATCGCGGGCGGAGGCACGGTCCCCTTGGGCGAAGTCGCCAAGGTGGCACTGACCCGGGGGCCGACCCAGATCCGGACCGAGAACGGGCAACTCGCGGTCTTCATCTACGTCGATGTCTCGGGACGGGACCTTGGCGGCTACGTGGCCGATGCACGGGCGGCTGTTACCGGCGAGGTGAGCCTGCCACCCGGGACCACCCTCCAGTGGAGCGGGCAGGTCGAGTACCTCGACCGCGCCACGGCCCGGCTCAAGATCGTGGTGCCCCTGACCCTCCTGACCGTGTTCCTGCTGCTCTACCTCAACTTTCGCCGGCTGACTGAAACCCTCATCGTGATGCTGTCGCTGCCCTTCGCACTGGTGGGCGGCGTCTGGCTGATGTGGTGGTTGGGCTTCAACCTATCGGTCGCCGTGGCCGTGGGCTTCATCGCGCTCGCCGGGGTCGCCGCCGAGACCGGGGTGATCATGCTGGTCTACCTCGACCATGCGCTGGCCGAGATCCGGACGGAGTGCGAGCGGGATGGGCGCGCCCTATCGCGAAATGACCTGAGGCGGGCGATCATGGTCGGCGCGGTCGAGCGGGTGCGGCCCAAGATGATGACCGTGGTCGCCATCATAGCCGGGCTGTTGCCCATCCTGTGGAGCACCGGCTCGGGCTCCGAGGTCATGCAGCGCATCGCGGTGCCGATGATCGGCGGCATGGTGTCGTCGACCGTCCTGACCCTCGTCGTGATCCCGGCGGTATACGGGCTGGTGAAGGGATGGGGACTGCCGAGATCCGACATGCAGCCGGAACCCGTCGAGGGGCACACGATGCCCTTGGCCGCGGAATGACAACGAGGACGAGACCATGCTGGTGGTCGACGACGAGCCGACGGTTAGGCATGTTGGTCTCCGACATTCTCGAAGACCTCGCCTAACCCGACATCGAGGGTCGCTCGCATCCGGTCGATGATCGAGGAGAGCCGGTAGGAGGCATGGGGCTCCGGCCAACCGATCCCGGGCTTACCTCCGAAGGGGCCCGGGGTGCTTCTCCGACGGCATCGTCTCGCGCACGTGGTGCCGGACCAAGGAGGGGCTGAACGGCT
This region includes:
- the cusB gene encoding Cation efflux system protein CusB — its product is MSRTAWLAGTLAALAAGGLGYGAGHEGSPVPALVQQARTGFAHWLPGARPASPMPAQAPIKATGSVVYYRDPDGKPDYASEPKQTADGRDYRAVHASEDVRFDEPEEAEAMPDAGHGDMAMAQAKTPASARKVRFYRNPMGLPDTSPIPKKDSMGMDYLPVYEGEDTDDGTVTLSPGKVQRTGVRTEVAARRVLSMPVRAPGTIEEDERRISVIAMRTDAFIEKVEAVTTGDHVHKGQPLMRLFSPEMNAAAAQYLTGIGYEGARRRLENLGIPPEAIDEIERSRKVPATITWSAPRDGVVVERNVSDGMRAKSGDTLFKLVDHTRVWVLVDVTERDLASVAEGQTATVRARTFPDRTFTGTVTRIYPHLAMGTRTARLRIELPNLNGDLRPGMYGDVEIATGNAKPVVAVPDDAVIDTGTRQVVLLDKGEGRFEPRPVKLGARGDGYVEVREGIAAGDRVVTAANFLIDAESNLKAALQGLSEPKVEPGPQAAADGRAP
- the cusA gene encoding Cation efflux system protein CusA, yielding MIARLIGWSARNLVLVLIGTVFAVGAGLYALRTLPLDAIPDLSDVQTIVYTEYPGQAPQVIEDQVTYPLTTAMLTVPRSKVVRGFSFFGVSFVYVIFEDGTDPYWARSRVLEYLNTVAKRLPAGVTPTLGPDATGVGWVYQYVVVAKERTLAELRSLQDWVVRFGASRAEGVAEVAGVGGFVKQYNVVVDPSRLRAQGITLAKLRDAIRASNADVGGRTVELSEFEFVVRGRGYLKSIADIESIVLKTEAGTPLRVKDVARVELGPDERRGITEMNGEGEVAGGIILQRFGANALDVIASAKARLAEVAASLPKGTEILPVYDRSHLIEAAIETLKGTLIEESAIVALVCVVFLLHVRSALVAILMLPVGILMAFAGMKALGLGANIMSLGGIAIAVGAMIDAAIVMIENAHKHLERADPGKPRVQVLIEAASEVGPSLFFSLLIITVSFLPIFTLESQEGRLFGPLAFTKTFAMAAAAVLSVTLVPALMVLFVRGRIVPEHRNPVNRLLIWFYRPIIAGVLRARVLTILIALGVLGASVWPALQLGSEFMPDLDEGTLMYMPTTLPGISVTKAGELLGRQDTILKSFPEVLSVYGKAGRAATATDPAPSEMFETIVNLKPKAEWRPGVTLASLKAEMDAALQFPGVSNAWTQPIRARIDMLATGIRTPVGIKVLGTDLAEMEKVARRVEAVVKAVPGTSSAYAERVQGGYFLDITPDREVLGRYGLSVGDVQDVIAMALGGESVTNTVEGRERYTVNVRYPRAFRSSPQSIATEVQVPIAGGGTVPLGEVAKVALTRGPTQIRTENGQLAVFIYVDVSGRDLGGYVADARAAVTGEVSLPPGTTLQWSGQVEYLDRATARLKIVVPLTLLTVFLLLYLNFRRLTETLIVMLSLPFALVGGVWLMWWLGFNLSVAVAVGFIALAGVAAETGVIMLVYLDHALAEIRTECERDGRALSRNDLRRAIMVGAVERVRPKMMTVVAIIAGLLPILWSTGSGSEVMQRIAVPMIGGMVSSTVLTLVVIPAVYGLVKGWGLPRSDMQPEPVEGHTMPLAAE